The Rhodospirillales bacterium sequence CCCTCGAGATCGCGACGACGCTGGCGTTGGAGCCGGAGGTGATGCTGCTCGACGAGCCGACCGCCGGAATGGGCCATGAGGACATTGCCCGGGTGGCGCCGCTGATCAAGAAAGTCGCGCAGAACCGCACGGTTTTGATGGTCGAGCACAATCTCGACGTCGTCTCCGACCTGTCCGACCGGATCACCGTCCTGCAACGGGGACAGATTCTCGCCGAGGGCACTTACGACGACGTGTCGCGCGATCCCCGGGTGCGGGACGCCTACATGGGGACCGGCGATTGACTGCGACAGCGCCGGTCCTCGCCGTCCGCGATCTCCACGCCTGGTACGGCGAATCCCACATCCTGCACGGGGTGTCGTTCGAGGTGCACGAGGGCGAAGTGGTCAGTCTGCTCGGCCGCAACGGCGCCGGCAAGACGACGACGCTCAGGGCCATCATGGGGCTGGTCCGTCACCGCCAGGGATCGATCGCCCTCGGCGGGTCGGAGTTGATCGGCCTGACGCCGGAAAAGATCGCCCGCCGCGGCATCTCCTACTGCCCGGAGGAGCGCGGGATCTTCGCGAGCCTGACGGTGAACGAGAACCTGTTGTTGCCGCCGGTCGTTCAGGGCGGCGGGCTGGAACTCGACGAGATCTTCGAGCTGTTCCCCAATCTTGCCGAGCGCCGCGAGGGCTCCTCCGGCACGCTGCTGTCGGGAGGCGAGCAGCAGATGCTGGCGATCGCGCGCATCCTGCGCACCGGCGCCAGGGTCCTGCTGCTCGACGAGCCGACCGAGGGGCTGGCGCCGGTGATCGTGCAACAGATCGGGGTGAGCGTCGAGCGCCTGCGGGAACGGGGTTTCACGATCTTGCTGGTCGAGCAAAATTTCCACTTTGCCGCCAAGCTCGCAGACCGCCACTACGTCATCGAGCACGGGCAGGTCGTCGACCAATACGCCCGCCACGACATCAAGGAGCGCATGGACGAGTTGAACGAACGGCTGGGCGTGTAGATGACTGCGAGAACCATCATCGTTGCGAGGCGGCGAAATGACTGGATTGCCACGCATCTTCTGCGAAGATGCTCGCAATGACGGCTTTTTGCAGAGGAATTCAAGCGATGGGAGGAAAACGATGAAACTGTTGAAACTGGCACTGGCGTCGACGGCGATGGTCGCCTTCGGGGGTCTCGCGCAGGCGGAGATCTCCGATGACGTGGTCAAGATCGGCGTCCTCAACGACCGCTCCGGCGTCTATGCCGATCTGTCGGGCGAGGGCTCGGTCGTTGCCGCCCGAATGGCGGTCGAGGACTTCGGGGGCAAGGTCGACGGCAAGGCGATCGAGGTGCTCTCCGCCGACCACCAGAACAAGACGGACATCGGCTCGTCGATCGCGCGGCAATGGATCGACCAAGATGGCGTCGACGTGATCGTCGACGTGCCGACCTCGTCGGTGGCGCTCGCCATACAGCAGGTGACCTCGGAGAAGGACACCGCGTTTCTCAACAGCGGCGCGGCGACCACGGCGCTGACCAACGACCAGTGCGCGCCGACCTTCGTGCACTGGACCTACGACACCTACGCACTCTCCGTCGGCACCGGCAAGGCGATGGTGGAAGAGGGCGGCAAGACCTGGTTCTTTCTGACGGCGGATTACGCCTTCGGGCATCAGTTGCAGAAGGACACGGCGGCGGTGATCGAAGCCAACGGCGGCAAGGTCATCGGCGAAGTGAACCACCCGTTGTCCACCGCGGACTTCTCGTCGTTCCTGCTGCAGGCCCAGGCTTCGGGCGCCGATGTGATCGGCCTCGCCAACGCCGGCACAGATATGACCAACTCGGTCAAGCAGGCAAACTCCTTCGGCATCGTCCAGAGCGGCCAGAAGCTCGCGGCGCTGCTCGGCTTCATCGCCGACATCCACGCCCTCGGCCTCGACGTCGCGCAAGG is a genomic window containing:
- a CDS encoding ABC transporter ATP-binding protein — its product is MTATAPVLAVRDLHAWYGESHILHGVSFEVHEGEVVSLLGRNGAGKTTTLRAIMGLVRHRQGSIALGGSELIGLTPEKIARRGISYCPEERGIFASLTVNENLLLPPVVQGGGLELDEIFELFPNLAERREGSSGTLLSGGEQQMLAIARILRTGARVLLLDEPTEGLAPVIVQQIGVSVERLRERGFTILLVEQNFHFAAKLADRHYVIEHGQVVDQYARHDIKERMDELNERLGV
- a CDS encoding ABC transporter substrate-binding protein — translated: MKLLKLALASTAMVAFGGLAQAEISDDVVKIGVLNDRSGVYADLSGEGSVVAARMAVEDFGGKVDGKAIEVLSADHQNKTDIGSSIARQWIDQDGVDVIVDVPTSSVALAIQQVTSEKDTAFLNSGAATTALTNDQCAPTFVHWTYDTYALSVGTGKAMVEEGGKTWFFLTADYAFGHQLQKDTAAVIEANGGKVIGEVNHPLSTADFSSFLLQAQASGADVIGLANAGTDMTNSVKQANSFGIVQSGQKLAALLGFIADIHALGLDVAQGLTLTTGFYWDRTDETRKFAERFAERMNGQKPTMIHAGVYSGVMHYLKAVEEIDDDGGEAAVTQMKKMPINDWFAENGMIREDGRMVHDMYLVQVKKPSESKEPWDYYTIVRTIPGDEAFQPLDKSTCKLVKK